The DNA region TTTTCGATGCCGCAAAGTCAAGAACGATATTTGCTTAAAAGCTCGATTTTCGATGGATTCAAGGCGATGAGCCGGTATTAATCCTCAAAATAATCAACGCTGTAGGATGGTTTCTTCAAATAGTTCGATCAACGTCTCCGATCCCCGGTCCCAAGTAAAAAGTTCCAGGGCGCGGCGGCGGGCTTTCTCTCCGTCGCGTTTCCGCCGCGATGGATCGAGGGCGTATTGCAGAATGCCGTCGGCCAGTGACGACAAGTCTCCTGGCTTGACAACGGCGCCGCATCCTTCCGTCATCCAGGCGGCGTCGCCTACGCGGCTGGCGACGATGGGCTTGCCGCAGGCGAGATATTCCGCAATCTTGAGGGGGCTTTTGCAGCGGGAGGCTTCGTCGTCGTCGAAGCAGGCGACGCAAATATCGGCGGCGGTGATGACGCCGGGAACACGGCTCGCTTCCACATAACCCGTAATCTTAATCGCGTGCGCGGCGGGAGAAGCGGCGGCGAGGCGGCGCAGTTCCGGCAATTGTTCGCCGCCTCCGGCAAAGAGAAATTGAACGTCCGGCGCATGAGCCAATACCAGCGGGGCCGCTTCCACCAAACGGCGAGCATGGGCGGCGCCTTCCAATTGGCCAAGATAGAGTACAACTAGTTTATCTGGCGATAATTCCAACGCTTTCCGCTCTGCATCGCCGTCCAAGTCGGGCCGAAATCGTTGAACATCCGCTCCTACGGGCAAATGGCGCATGAGCCGGGGATCGAATCCCGCCTGCAGGGCTTTTTGCTTCAAGGCTTCGCTGGAATACGTCAGCGTCGATGCGAATCGAGGGAGCAACCGTTCGTATGACGCGAGTTGAAAGCGCGAAAAGAAGCGTTTCTCAACGATGCGGGCGAGAGCGGTTTCGTTGTCGTCCCAGTCGTAATGCAACGGTTTTTTCAAGCGCTGCGCCGCCCACAGCAACGGAAGAGTGGAGGCGGGAAAGCATTTTTGCAAATACAGAATATCGCAATCCAACCCTAATTGGCATAGCAATCGATAATTATGTAAAAAATGCTTTTGCCGCGGAAGCAACTCGTAAACGAGAGGATCGTCCGGCTGGCGCGTACGCAAATGACCGTGTTCGGGTTTATCCTTGCGGGGCATATGGCAGAGGATCGCGTTATGCCCTCGGCGTTGCAATCCCCGCGCTAGTTCCAGAATGCGGATAGTCCAAGGATCGTACCAGAGGTCGTGGGGGTGAAGCATCAGGATTTTCACTCGCCGCCCTCCGCCATCGCTTCCTCCGAGGCGGCGATGAGGATTTTCGATCCGATCCTCAAGCCTGTTTTCGCTTCCGCATCGCCCTCGCGCACAGCGATTTCCAACCGGTCGAAGCCGTCGATCGCCGCCAGCAACTCGCCCTTTTCTTTCATACCATAGGCCGCGGATAATCCTTGGATTTTGTCCTTTCCCAAAACAATCGCGATCTTTTCCGATGAGACGCCGTTATTCTGAATCCATTGCCTAAGAGTTTTCTTGTCCAGGTTAGTGACAAGATTGCCGAAACGGTCGATATAGACGACGGCGCATTCGATAAGGCGGGGTTGGACGACGGGCGAAGGCAGAGACAGCCGGACCGGATCGCGTATCTCTTCCCCCATCGCTTCGGGACGAACGCCGCGCGCCAGATGGGCGGCGAGGGGCGCGAAAATGTCCCGTCCGTGGAAAGTGCCGCTGACGGCGTCGAGCCAATAGCGGCTATCCGTGGCGGAAAAAATCCGCATGGATTCGGGTTGATCGAAGAGCGGCGTAAGCAGGCCGTTGTCGGGAGCGACGAAAAGATGGCCCGCCGTCTCCGCGATCAACGCCCGGCGGCCGGTTCCGACGCCGGGATCCGTCACGCAGAGATGCACCGTTCCCGCCGGGAAATAGCCGTAAGACCAATGATTGAGAAACGCCGCCGCCGCGATGGAGAAAGCGGGCAGCCGATGACTGATATCGACAAAACAGGCGTGGGGAGCGATTTGCAGCATCACGCCCTTCATCACGCCGATAAATCCGTCTTGTTCCCCAAAATCGGTCAATAAAGTTATGATGGAGCGAGGCTCTTTCATGGCTTGTTTCATGCGTTGGGAAAAATCATCCACGGCAATAGCCACCCTATATCAAGCAGGCATTTATAAAGAGGATTTTTTTCTTTTTCCGATTTCATAGTTTCGTTCCAACCTATGCGGGAGACAAGACTCTTGCGCGCTTTGCAATCTTCCCATTGATGAGGAATATAAAATGCCGTCTTTTTTGATATAATCAAAGCCGCCGTAGACTTAGAATCTGTAAACTTATCGAATGAGACGTATACGTTCTATTACACGGCTTATAAATGTGAATTTCGATGAGGCTCGTTCCGGCAGCATCATACCGCGTTTAATCCGATCCTTTCGCCGGGCTAAATCTCCCGAGAGAATGCTATTTGCGGGCCATCGAGGAATCGGCAAAACCAGCGAGCTCCTGCGCATCAAGAGAGAACTTGAAAATCCTACTGATTCGGATCTTCCGTTTGTGACAATATATATTGACGCCACGCGCAATTTAGATTCAAACGATCTTGAGTTCCCTGATTTATTAGTCCTTTTAGCCGCAGAAACTCAACGCCAGTTTAAAGAAGCCAACATTCCAGGCGTTTCGCCAGCCGCCGCGCATCGGAATCCGTGCAACATGCCAGCGCCAAATCCAGC from Candidatus Omnitrophota bacterium includes:
- a CDS encoding glycosyltransferase family 4 protein codes for the protein MKILMLHPHDLWYDPWTIRILELARGLQRRGHNAILCHMPRKDKPEHGHLRTRQPDDPLVYELLPRQKHFLHNYRLLCQLGLDCDILYLQKCFPASTLPLLWAAQRLKKPLHYDWDDNETALARIVEKRFFSRFQLASYERLLPRFASTLTYSSEALKQKALQAGFDPRLMRHLPVGADVQRFRPDLDGDAERKALELSPDKLVVLYLGQLEGAAHARRLVEAAPLVLAHAPDVQFLFAGGGEQLPELRRLAAASPAAHAIKITGYVEASRVPGVITAADICVACFDDDEASRCKSPLKIAEYLACGKPIVASRVGDAAWMTEGCGAVVKPGDLSSLADGILQYALDPSRRKRDGEKARRRALELFTWDRGSETLIELFEETILQR
- a CDS encoding SAM-dependent chlorinase/fluorinase, which codes for MDDFSQRMKQAMKEPRSIITLLTDFGEQDGFIGVMKGVMLQIAPHACFVDISHRLPAFSIAAAAFLNHWSYGYFPAGTVHLCVTDPGVGTGRRALIAETAGHLFVAPDNGLLTPLFDQPESMRIFSATDSRYWLDAVSGTFHGRDIFAPLAAHLARGVRPEAMGEEIRDPVRLSLPSPVVQPRLIECAVVYIDRFGNLVTNLDKKTLRQWIQNNGVSSEKIAIVLGKDKIQGLSAAYGMKEKGELLAAIDGFDRLEIAVREGDAEAKTGLRIGSKILIAASEEAMAEGGE